Sequence from the Bacillota bacterium genome:
CCAAACCTCCCGGCATTTATGAGAATATTAGGGCTCTTGTCCGGGCAGCAGCACGGGTCTGCTACACTACCTGGGCTGAACGATGAGCTTGATCGCCGTGCGCTCTTCCCCATCAATCATGACATCCACAAAGGCGGGTACGCAGACAAGGTCAAGACCGCTGGGCGCGACGAACCCGCGGGCTATCGCCACAGCCTTGACAGCCTGGTTGATGGCTCCGGCCCCAATCGCCTGGACTTCAGCACCGCCACGCTCCCTTATCACGCCTGCCAGCGCACCCGCAACTGAGTTAGGATTGGATTTGGCGGAGACTTTGAGTACCTCCATCACGCCTACCTCCTGACATCGCGTTTCAAAACCCTGTGCCGCTTCAGTTTATTAGTCGTCCAGTGCAAAATTCCTCCTCTTGACGTGGCCGTACTACGCACTCATTCAGCTATTTCCCGGACGCGTTGGATTGACCTGGCTCTGCCCGTAGCATGGTCGATGTCGATGATCACTCCCTCCACCACTACGGGACCTCGGGCGACGTTAAATCGGGTGGGCAACCCGGTGAGGAATCTCGGCAGGACCGTGTCGGGGTCCATCCCGATCACCGAGTCAATCGGGCCCGACATGCCCAGGTCTGTTATGTAAGCTGTACCTCTTGGAAGCACCCGCTCATCAGCCGTCTGGACGTGAGTGTGTGTCCCCACAACCGCGGATACACGCCCATCAAGGTGAATCGCGAGAGCCTGCTTCTCGGAAGTAGCCTCGGCGTGAAAATCCACGACGATGGCATCTGCACTCGAGGCCACCATGTCCACCACCGCGTCACCAATCTCGAATGGGCTGTCTATGGGGTCCATGAACACGCGCCCCTGCAAATTGATGACAGCAAGGCGGTAGCCATGGTTTCTCACGATATGGAACCCAGAGCCCGGCACAGCTCTGGGGTAGTTCGCAGGCCGCAGGACTCTGGGTTCGATGGGCAGGTAGGCTGCCATCTCCCTCTTGTT
This genomic interval carries:
- a CDS encoding stage V sporulation protein S; its protein translation is MEVLKVSAKSNPNSVAGALAGVIRERGGAEVQAIGAGAINQAVKAVAIARGFVAPSGLDLVCVPAFVDVMIDGEERTAIKLIVQPR
- a CDS encoding TIGR00282 family metallophosphoesterase, which gives rise to MQVAMFGDIMGRPGRTWAIRKIAEVRAGGLCDFVVANGENAAGGMGLTPEVARELLDAGVDVITTGNHVWNKREMAAYLPIEPRVLRPANYPRAVPGSGFHIVRNHGYRLAVINLQGRVFMDPIDSPFEIGDAVVDMVASSADAIVVDFHAEATSEKQALAIHLDGRVSAVVGTHTHVQTADERVLPRGTAYITDLGMSGPIDSVIGMDPDTVLPRFLTGLPTRFNVARGPVVVEGVIIDIDHATGRARSIQRVREIAE